The following proteins are encoded in a genomic region of Candidatus Diapherotrites archaeon:
- the aroA gene encoding 3-phosphoshikimate 1-carboxyvinyltransferase, whose protein sequence is MADEIRAIPAQTALDASVSAPPSKAYTLRAIFLASLANGRSVLKNPLLAEDQLHAINAMRALGAKIEIESAAGTNSVVVHGTGGRLKAPKDKIFVGNSGVSMRFLASVCALAETGRTIELDGDERMRQRPVGELLRALRALGVKAESVNNGCPPIMVQGGTLAGGKAGMHGGESSQFFSSILVAAPYARKNVGLECMGSMSSKPYVDITIDCMKSFGVNVQRKGYKKFSVRAGQAYKARNLDIEGDYSSAGYFFAAAAILGGKVRVKNLNPESVQGDKAFLQVLKKMGCKVSFGKDFAEVQGPKKGGNGLKGISVNMNPLPDMVPTLAVVAAFAKGKTLMTGIGHLSIKESDRIKAPAHELAKMGIKAVAGRNSLTVFGGLPHGAEIETYNDHRIAMAFAIAGLKVAGVKIKNPDCVGKSYPDFFSALAALNEK, encoded by the coding sequence ATGGCGGACGAAATTCGGGCAATCCCCGCACAAACTGCATTGGACGCATCAGTTTCCGCGCCGCCGTCAAAGGCTTACACGCTTCGCGCTATTTTTCTTGCCTCGCTTGCCAATGGCAGATCAGTTTTGAAAAACCCGCTTTTGGCGGAAGACCAGCTGCATGCAATCAATGCCATGCGCGCATTGGGCGCAAAAATAGAAATTGAAAGCGCGGCCGGCACGAATTCGGTTGTCGTGCACGGCACCGGCGGCAGGCTAAAGGCGCCGAAAGACAAAATCTTTGTAGGCAATTCGGGCGTGTCAATGCGATTCCTCGCCTCGGTTTGCGCGCTTGCCGAAACCGGCAGGACAATTGAATTGGACGGCGACGAGAGAATGAGGCAGAGGCCTGTCGGGGAACTCCTGAGGGCATTGCGTGCCTTGGGAGTGAAAGCCGAAAGCGTCAACAATGGTTGCCCGCCGATAATGGTTCAAGGCGGAACCCTTGCCGGCGGAAAAGCCGGAATGCACGGCGGGGAAAGCTCGCAGTTCTTTTCCTCTATACTTGTCGCGGCGCCTTACGCACGGAAAAATGTTGGGCTGGAATGCATGGGTTCGATGAGTTCCAAGCCTTATGTCGACATAACGATTGATTGCATGAAAAGCTTCGGCGTCAATGTGCAAAGAAAAGGCTACAAAAAATTTTCTGTCAGGGCGGGGCAGGCTTACAAGGCAAGAAACCTGGACATCGAAGGCGATTATTCGAGCGCAGGCTACTTTTTTGCCGCCGCCGCGATTCTCGGCGGAAAGGTGCGCGTCAAAAACCTTAATCCGGAATCCGTGCAGGGCGACAAGGCATTCCTGCAGGTGCTGAAAAAAATGGGCTGCAAAGTCAGTTTCGGAAAGGATTTTGCGGAAGTGCAAGGGCCGAAAAAAGGCGGAAACGGACTGAAGGGCATTTCGGTTAATATGAATCCCCTGCCGGACATGGTTCCGACGCTCGCGGTTGTCGCGGCGTTCGCAAAAGGCAAAACACTCATGACCGGCATAGGGCACCTTTCAATCAAGGAAAGCGACCGCATCAAGGCGCCCGCGCACGAACTGGCAAAAATGGGCATCAAGGCCGTTGCAGGCAGGAATTCGCTGACAGTTTTCGGCGGCTTGCCGCACGGCGCCGAGATTGAGACGTACAACGACCACCGCATTGCAATGGCGTTCGCAATCGCGGGCCTGAAAGTTGCGGGCGTGAAAATCAAAAATCCGGACTGCGTTGGGAAAAGTTATCCTGATTTTTTTTCCGCGCTTGCAGCCCTGAATGAGAAGTGA
- a CDS encoding shikimate kinase — protein sequence MNVVLIGYRGTGKTFVGRALAKKLGWKFRDSDDEVVKRAGRTVPEIFRRSGEAEFRRMEKEAIFLLSGLDNHVIATGGGAVMDDENTGNLKANGFVVLLEASPEKIFERIGKDRNRPSLTNKEGIEEVKHLLEVRKPFYENAADARVSSESASVEENVEEIVRLMKKRGILE from the coding sequence TTGAATGTCGTGCTTATAGGCTACAGGGGAACCGGCAAGACCTTTGTCGGCAGGGCCCTTGCTAAAAAGCTGGGCTGGAAATTCAGGGATTCTGACGACGAGGTAGTGAAGCGCGCGGGAAGGACGGTTCCGGAGATTTTCCGCAGGTCCGGCGAAGCGGAATTCAGGCGCATGGAAAAAGAAGCGATTTTCCTGCTGTCCGGCCTGGACAACCACGTGATTGCGACCGGCGGCGGCGCAGTCATGGATGATGAGAATACCGGGAACCTGAAGGCAAACGGCTTTGTGGTTTTGCTGGAGGCTTCGCCTGAAAAGATTTTCGAGCGCATTGGCAAGGACAGGAACCGGCCGTCCCTGACAAACAAGGAAGGCATCGAGGAAGTCAAGCATCTGCTGGAAGTGCGCAAACCGTTTTACGAGAATGCGGCTGATGCGCGGGTTTCAAGCGAAAGCGCGAGCGTCGAGGAAAACGTCGAAGAAATCGTGCGGTTGATGAAAAAGCGCGGCATTCTGGAATGA
- a CDS encoding cation:proton antiporter: MIFRMPDVYFLFLFVAVIIFSGFAGQMIFKRTSLSDIILLMVFGLLLGPVLKVFPVEVIGLFRDSAPFLGSLTLAFIMFESGLRLNFHNVLKSLQSSTMFTALVFFLSLLFVTAILSFLGWNFFAAMFVGAVFGGTSTAMVVHLVRKSSASEQTKILLEMESVITDIFTITTAFVIIEVVSLKTISVQSIAQSVMGAFSIPIFAAAILAILWLKALRDFTTTSKHQYLLTLAILFFLFAVVEYAKGNGAMAALVFGLVLGNASGIMAFLGMRQSSLGVSTVSLHSELTFFTRTFFFIYLGIIFSLDAFSAEIIFVSIAAFAGMALARFVAVKILVFFNKRLCPDRLLISTTMSKGLAAAVMATYPASAGVNFGGFEKIIILLGFIIIFYSNIVSTIGLFVFEKRAASKTEKPPVPQVKIEEMKI; the protein is encoded by the coding sequence GTGATTTTCAGGATGCCGGATGTTTACTTCCTTTTCCTGTTTGTTGCGGTCATAATTTTTTCCGGCTTTGCGGGGCAGATGATTTTCAAGAGGACGAGCCTGTCGGACATAATCCTTTTGATGGTTTTTGGCCTGCTTCTCGGACCGGTCCTGAAAGTCTTTCCTGTGGAGGTCATCGGGCTTTTCCGTGACAGCGCGCCCTTTTTGGGTTCCCTCACTCTGGCGTTCATAATGTTTGAAAGCGGCCTCAGGCTGAATTTTCACAATGTGCTTAAAAGCCTGCAGTCAAGCACGATGTTCACTGCGCTGGTTTTTTTCCTGAGCCTGCTGTTCGTTACCGCAATCCTGTCGTTCCTTGGGTGGAATTTTTTTGCTGCCATGTTTGTCGGCGCGGTTTTCGGAGGCACGAGCACGGCAATGGTGGTCCATCTGGTCAGGAAGTCAAGTGCTTCCGAGCAGACTAAAATCCTGCTGGAAATGGAATCCGTCATAACGGACATTTTCACAATCACAACAGCTTTCGTGATAATCGAGGTGGTTTCGCTGAAAACAATCAGTGTTCAGTCGATTGCGCAAAGCGTCATGGGCGCTTTCTCAATCCCTATTTTTGCCGCGGCTATTTTGGCCATTCTCTGGCTTAAGGCCCTGAGAGATTTCACGACAACAAGCAAGCACCAGTATCTCCTGACTTTGGCAATCCTGTTTTTCCTGTTTGCGGTGGTCGAGTACGCTAAAGGCAATGGTGCGATGGCCGCGCTTGTTTTCGGGCTTGTCCTTGGAAACGCATCCGGGATAATGGCTTTCCTGGGGATGAGGCAGTCTTCCCTTGGCGTCAGCACGGTTTCCCTGCATTCCGAGCTCACCTTTTTCACCAGGACATTTTTTTTCATTTACCTCGGAATAATTTTCAGCCTGGATGCCTTTTCGGCGGAAATTATTTTCGTTTCCATTGCGGCTTTTGCGGGAATGGCGCTTGCGCGGTTTGTGGCGGTGAAAATACTGGTTTTTTTCAACAAACGCCTGTGTCCTGACCGGCTGCTTATCTCCACGACCATGTCAAAGGGCCTTGCCGCCGCGGTCATGGCCACTTATCCTGCAAGCGCGGGCGTTAACTTTGGCGGGTTTGAAAAAATTATTATTCTCTTAGGATTCATAATAATATTCTATTCAAACATTGTTTCCACTATCGGCCTGTTTGTTTTTGAGAAACGGGCCGCGTCGAAAACGGAAAAACCGCCGGTGCCCCAGGTAAAGATTGAAGAAATGAAAATTTGA